In Scleropages formosus chromosome 18, fSclFor1.1, whole genome shotgun sequence, one DNA window encodes the following:
- the ndrg1b gene encoding protein NDRG1b yields MVLEGSELEAVFDADVAEHEVETPQGRIHCTMKGVSRKNQPAILTFHDIGLNHKTCFSSLFHHEDMQEITQHFAVCHVDAPGQQEGARTLSTGYNYPSMDQLSDAIPYVIKHFGLSSVIGMGMGAGAYILAKFALNYPELVEGLILININVCAEGWMDWATQKITGWTNALPDMVIDHLFAKEEIQNNPNLVETYRQYITNDINQTNLQHFVRSYNSRRDLEIERSLEGENMNVRTLTCPSLLVVGDSSPAVEAVVDCNSKMNPTKTTLLKMADCGGLPQVDQPGKLTEALKYFIQGMGYMPWAGMTRLVRSRTASAASLGAEDKRSRSNTGEQGPRARAHTDTSMESATEQSSPK; encoded by the exons GGTGGAGACCCCTCAAGGCAGAATTCACTGCACCATGAAGGGCGTCTCAAGGAAGAACCAACCTGCCATCTTAACCTTCCATGACATCGGGCTCAACC ATAAAACCTGCTTCAGCAGCCTCTTCCACCACGAGGACATGCAGGAGATCACCCAGCACTTTGCCGTGTGCCACGTCGATGCCCCCGGGCAGCAAGAGGGTGCGAGGACACTCTCCACTGG GTACAACTACCCATCTATGGACCAGCTGTCTGATGCAATTCCTTATGTCATTAAGCATTTTGG CTTGAGCAGCGTTATTGGAATGGGCATGGGTGCGGGCGCCTACATCCTTGCGAAGTTTGCC CTGAACTACCCAGAGCTGGTGGAAGGGCTTATTCTAATCAATATTAACGTCTGTGCAGAGGGATGGATGGACTGGGCCACACAAAag ATTACAGGGTGGACCAACGCTCTACCCGATATGGTCATCGATCACCTGTTTGCGAAG gaAGAAATTCAAAACAATCCCAACTTGGTTGAGACATACCGCCAATACATCACGAACGACATTAACCAGACCAACCTGCAGCATTTTGTCAGGTCCTATAACAG CCGGAGGGATCTGGAAATTGAGCGATCGCTTGAAGGAGAGAATATGAACGTGCGAACCCTGAC GTGCCCCTCCCTGCTGGTGGTCGGCGACAGCTCACCTGCTGTGGAAGCTGTA gtGGACTGCAACTCTAAAATGAATCCCACAAAGACTACACTGCTCAAG ATGGCAGACTGTGGAGGCCTTCCTCAGGTGGATCAG CCTGGAAAACTGACAGAGGCCTTGAAGTACTTCATCCAGGGAATGGGTTACA TGCCCTGGGCCGGCATGACCCGTCTGGTTCGCAGTCGCACAGCCTCGGCCGCTAGCCTCGGCGCCGAAGACAAACGCAGCCGAAGCAACACGGGCGAGCAAGGGCCACGTGCTCGCGCCCACACCGACACCTCCATGGAGAGCGCCACCGAGCAGTCCTCACCCAAGTGA
- the ccn4b gene encoding cellular communication network factor 4b, whose amino-acid sequence MIWLVPWILVACSARQVLSQNFTTMPPTTTEMEVFNRTRYCHWPCQCPAKPPTCPLGVSLMMDGCDCCKACAKQVGEVCNEADVCDHHKGLYCDYSSDKPRYEKGVCAYMVGTGCEHNGVIYRNGQSFQPSCKYHCLCVNGAIGCVSLCTDSLPPRVWCQVPRRIKLPGRCCEQWICDEPRKVRKTSPRHALEAPPSTSEVWQKNCVTQTTPWSPCSKTCGQGLSVRITNANEQCELEKEARLCNIRPCEIDITKHIKLGKKCLNIYREEHSQNLTISGCASRRPYRPKYCGVCTDERCCIPYKSKTIEVDFQCPNGAMFSWKVMWINACFCNLSCKNPNDIFADLERYYDHHEIVN is encoded by the exons GTCCTGTCCCAGAACttcaccaccatgccacccaccaCCACTGAAATGGAGGTATTTAACCGGACACGGTATTGCCACTGGCCTTGCCAGTGCCCAGCAAAGCCCCCCACATGCCCCTTGGGGGTCAGCCTAATGATGGATGGCTGTGACTGCTGCAAGGCCTGTGCAAAACAGGTGGGAGAGGTCTGCAATGAGGCCGACGTCTGTGACCACCACAAGGGTCTTTACTGCGACTACAGCTCTGACAAGCCTAGGTACGAAAAAGGAGTGTGTGCAT ATATGGTGGGGACTGGCTGTGAGCACAACGGTGTCATCTACCGCAACGGGCAGAGTTTTCAGCCCAGCTGCAAGTACCACTGCCTGTGTGTGAATGGCGCCATTGGCTGTGTGTCACTCTGCACCGACTCCTTGCCACCCCGGGTCTGGTGCCAGGTCCCACGGCGCATCAAACTGCCTGGCCGCTGCTGTGAGCAGTGGATCTGCGATGAGCCCAGGAAGGTCCGGAAGACCTCTCCACGACACGCCCTTGAAG CTCCACCGAGCACCAGTGAAGTCTGGCAGAAGAATTGCGTAACCCAGACCACTCCCTGGAGTCCTTGCTCCAAGACCTGTGGCCAGGGACTGTCTGTGCGCATAACCAATGCCAACGAGCAGTGTGAGCTGGAGAAAGAGGCGCGTCTCTGCAATATCCGCCCGTGCGAGATTGATATCACCAAACATATCAAG CTAGGGAAGAAATGCCTAAACATCTACAGAGAAGAGCACAGCCAGAACCTCACCATCTCGGGCTGTGCCAGCCGGAGGCCCTACCGGCCAAAGTACTGCGGGGTCTGCACTGATGAGCGCTGCTGCATCCCCTACAAATCCAAGACCATTGAGGTGGATTTCCAGTGTCCTAATGGAGCCATGTTCTCCTGGAAGGTCATGTGGATAAACGCTTGCTTCTGCAACCTCAGCTGCAAGAACCCCAATGACATATTTGCCGACCTGGAACGATATTATGACCACCATGAGATTGTGAACTGA